A single genomic interval of Pochonia chlamydosporia 170 chromosome 7, whole genome shotgun sequence harbors:
- a CDS encoding Sin3-associated polypeptide Sap18 (similar to Metarhizium acridum CQMa 102 XP_007810436.1), producing MSSASDNGDRDPPAPFLLQLFYRSGGFFRADEFAGRSLPAHISIYTWPHCTLNELALELAAAKPSALPYPAIGTRLAFQLVCPDLRGVGQINSAHPRYAVKDLGSIVIGQNQQGASDSDFVEVGGSSRGASSSDKTLGEARFVVGDYISCAILPPLGDGSIAPASTARRESNAGFREGRGGRPSGGGGGPGFHSRENGFGRPGGHEGRGGSRGGRRGGHGASMPMGEWRRGERLPDVPPSRPRGGGGRW from the exons ATGTCCTCAGCTTCGGATAATGGGGACCGTGACCCCCCGGCACCATTTCTACTCCAATTATTTTATCGAAGCGGCGGCTTCTTCAG GGCGGATGAATTCGCAGGCCGCTCACTACCAGCTCACATCTCCATCTACACATGGCCACACTGCACGTTAAACGAGCTCGCTCTGGAActggccgccgccaaacCATCAGCCCTCCCATACCCAGCTATCGGGACAAGGCTAGCTTTCCAATTAGTATGTCCCGACCTACGGGGAGTCGGTCAAATTAACAGTGCACATCCGCGCTACGCTGTAAAAGATCTCGGCAGCATCGTCATTGGGCAAAATCAACAAGGCGCCAGCGACTCGGACTTTGTGGAAGTCGGAGGCTCATCACGGGGTGCTTCAAGCTCAGACAAGACACTTGGGGAGGCACGATTCGTAGTGGGCGATTACATTTCCTGCGCTATTTTGCCCCCATTAGGAGACGGATCTATAGCCCCAGCATCTACCGCCAGAAGAGAGTCAAATGCTGGATTTCGAGAAGGGAGGGGCGGGAGACCGAGTGGTGGTGGGGGAGGACCAGGCTTTCACAGTCGAGAAAACGGCTTCGGTCGACCTGGAGGCCATGAAGGCAGAGGTGGAAGTAGGGGAGGCAGACGCGGCGGCCACGGAGCAAGTATGCCAATGGGGGAATGGAGAAGAGGCGAGAGATTGCCGGACGTGCCTCCTTCGCGACCACGAGGCGGAGGTGGACGGTGGTGA
- a CDS encoding pre-mRNA processing splicing factor 8 (similar to Aspergillus terreus NIH2624 XP_001218213.1): MSGIPPPPPPGWGAAPPPPPPPPPSSLPPPPDTPAPPAPPPPGYHPPSDPQIAKFAQKKKEWLRDRRNRFGEKRKAGFVQTQKADMPPEHLRKIVKDIGDVSQKKYTNDKRSYLGALKFMPHAVLKLLENMPMPWESAREVKVLYHVNGCLTLVNETPRVIEPVFFAQWAMMWTFMRKEKADRRLFKRMRFPPFDDEEPPLSWSENIEDVEPLEPIQMELNEEEDEAVYEWFYDHRALLDTSHVNGPSYKTWNLTLPQMATLFRLSRPLISDVVDKNYFYLFDLKSFLTAKALNVALPGGPRFEPLYKDIDPNEEDFGEFNAIDRIIFRTPIRTEFRVAFPFLYNSLPRSVHLTWHSHPQIVFNRADDPDLPTFLFDRRINPISSRTVAPKNVEVTLEDELFGPGSNEEPEEDAFELPAAVEPFLADEELENEHTSSAIDLWWAPFPFDRRSGKMVRAQDVPLVKQWYLEHPPSDRPPVKVRVSYQKLLKNFVLNELHKKKPNAHNNQNLLRSLKQTKFFQQTTIDWVEAGLQVCRQGFNMLNLLIHRKNLTYLHLDYNFNLKPVKTLTTKERKKSRFGNAFHLMREILRLTKLIVDAQVQYRLGNIDAFQLADGIHYAFNHVGQLTGMYRYKYKLMHQIRTCKDLKHLIYYRFNSGPVGKGPGCGFWGPSWRVWLFFMRGIIPLLERWLGNLLSRQFEGRHSKGVAKTVTKQRVESHFDLELRQSVMSDLMDMMPEGIKQNKVSVVLQHLSEAWRCWKSNIPWKVPGLPAPIENIILRYVKSKADWWISVAHYNRERIRRGATVDKTVAKKNVGRLTRLWLKAEQERQHNHMKDGPYVSSEEGVAIYTTTVHWLESRKFSPIPFPSVSYKHDTKILILALERLREAYSVKGRLNQSQREELALIEQAYDSPGTTLERIKRFLLTQRAFKEVNIDMNDNYNTINPVYDIEPIEKISDAYLDQYLWYQADQRHLFPAWIKPSDSEVPPLLVYKWAQGINNLSQVWETEDGECNVMVETELSKVYEKMELTLLNTLLRLIMDHNLADYITAKNNVQLTYKDMNHVNSYGMIRGLQFSAFVFQFYGLVLDLLLLGPQRASEIAGPPQSPNDFLQFRDRETETRHPIRLYSRYIDKIWVFLRFTAEESRDLIQRFLTEQPDPNFENVIGYKSKKCWPRDSRMRLMRHDVNLGRAVFWDLKNRLPRSVTTIDWDDSFVSVYSRDNPNLLFSMCGFEVRILPKIRNQNDEFPVKDSVWSLVDNTSKERTAHAFLQVTQEDIQKFNNRIRQILMSSGSTTFTKIANKWNTALIALFTYYREAAVSTVELLDTIVKCETKIQTRVKIGLNSKMPSRFPPAVFYTPKELGGLGMISGSHILIPASDKRWSKQTDTGVTHYRSGMTHDEETLIPNIFRYIIPWEAEFIDSQRVWTEYSQKRLEANQQNRRLTLEDLEDSWDRGLPRINTLFQKDRSTLSFDKGFRARSEFKIYQLMKSNPFWWTSQRHDGKLWNLNAYRTDVIQALGGVETILEHTLFKATGFPSWEGLFWEKASGFEESMKFKKLTNAQRSGLNQIPNRRFTLWWSPTINRANVYVGFQVQLDLTGIFLHGKIPTLKISLIQIFRAHLWQKIHESVVMDLCQVFDQELESLGIETVQKETIHPRKSYKMNSSCADILLFASHKWNVTRPSVLFDTKDVIEPTTTNKFWIDVQLRYGDYDSHDIERYTRAKYLDYTTDSSSIYPSATGLMIGIDLAYNLYSAYGMYFPGLKVLIQQAMAKIMKANPALYVLRERIRKGLQLYASESNQEFLNSQNYSELFSNQTQLFIDDTNVYRVTIHKTFEGNLTTKPINGAIFIFNPRTGQLFLKIIHTSVWAGQKRLGQLAKWKTAEEVAALIRSLPVEEQPKQLIVTRKGLLDPLEVQLVDFPNISIRASELQLPFQAAMKVEKLGDMILRATEPQMVLFNLYDEWLKSISSYTAFSRLVLILRALHVNPDKTKLILRPDKTVITHEHHIWPSLSDEEWIKIETQLRDLILNDYGKKNNVNVSSLTSSEVRDIILGMEISAPSLQRQQAAEIEKQQQEQQQLTAVTTKTQNVHGEDIIVTTTSQFEQQTFASKTEWRTRAIATSNLRTRAKNIYVSSVDNDLDDVTYVMPNNILKRFITIADLRVQVAGYLYGASPPDNDQVKEVKCIVMMPQIGGLRNVQLPQQLPRSEFLDGMEPLGIIHTMSGSELPYMSAADVTEHAKLLDAHSEWDKTNTVTVSVSFTPGSVSLSAWGLTPHGYKWGAENKDTQSDQPQGFTTTMGEKRKLLLSPRFRGFFLVPDDGRWNYSFMGSAFAGMEKKPVHVKLDTPLPFYNDQHRPIHFHSFAELEDIWVDRTDNFE, translated from the coding sequence ATGTCGGGCAttcctccaccgccgccCCCAGGATGGGGagctgctcctcctcctcctccaccacctcctccatcatcactgCCGCCACCTCCCGATACACCTGCGCCGCCAGCGCCTCCCCCCCCTGGATACCACCCGCCGTCCGATCCCCAGATCGCGAAGTTTgcacagaagaagaaagaatggCTTCGAGATCGGCGAAACAGATTCGGAGAGAAGCGAAAGGCGGGCTTTGTCCAGACCCAAAAGGCTGACATGCCACCTGAGCATCTTCGCAAGATCGTCAAGGACATCGGAGATGTGTCCCAAAAGAAGTACACCAACGACAAGCGCAGCTACCTGGGTGCTTTGAAATTCATGCCACACGCAGTGCTGAAGCTGCTCGAAAACATGCCAATGCCCTGGGAATCAGCGCGCGAGGTCAAGGTTCTGTACCATGTCAACGGgtgcttgactttggtcaACGAGACACCGCGTGTCATCGAGCCTGTCTTCTTTGCGCAATGGGCAATGATGTGGACATTTatgagaaaggaaaaggctGACAGAAGGCTTTTCAAGCGTATGCGATTCCCACCctttgacgacgaggaaCCGCCTCTGTCATGGTCCGAGAACATCGAGGATGTGGAACCTTTGGAACCCATCCAAATGGAGCTGaatgaggaggaagatgaggccgtTTACGAGTGGTTCTACGACCACCGAGCACTTCTTGATACCTCGCACGTCAATGGCCCGAGCTACAAAACATGGAATCTCACTCTTCCCCAAATGGCTACTTTGTTCCGACTCAGTCGGCCGTTGATTTCCGACGTTGTTGATAAGAACTACTTTTACCTTTTCGATCTCAAGAGCTTCCTGACTGCAAAGGCTCTCAACGTCGCACTTCCTGGTGGCCCGCGTTTCGAACCGCTTTATAAGGATATTGACCCCAACGAGGAGGACTTCGGCGAGTTCAACGCCATTGATCGTATCATTTTCCGCACCCCGATTCGAACCGAATTCCGAGTCGCATTTCCCTTCCTGTACAATTCTCTACCAAGAAGCGTGCATCTGACGTGGCACTCGCACCCTCAGATTGTCTTCAACCGTGCTGACGACCCTGATCTGCCCACGTTTCTTTTCGACCGACGAATTAACCCCATCTCGTCCCGCACGGTCGCTCCGAAGAATGTGGAAGTTACACTTGAAGATGAACTCTTCGGACCAGGAAGCAACGAAGAGCCTGAAGAAGACGCCTTTGAATTGCCTGCTGCGGTTGAGCCCTTCCTTGCTGATGAGGAACTCGAAAACGAGCACACGTCGTCAGCAATCGACTTGTGGTGGGCTCCCTTCCCATTCGATAGACGCTCTGGCAAGATGGTTCGCGCCCAGGATGTGCCACTGGTTAAGCAGTGGTATTTGGAGCATCCTCCCTCCGACAGACCACCCGTGAAGGTTCGAGTTTCGTACCAGAAGTTGCTGAAGAACTTCGTCCTCAACGAGCTtcacaagaagaagccgaaCGCGCACAACAATCAAAACCTGTTGCGCTCTCTCAAGCAAACGAAGTTCTTCCAACAGACAACCATCGATTGGGTTGAAGCTGGTCTTCAAGTCTGCCGACAAGGTTTCAACATGTTGAACTTGCTTATTCACCGAAAGAACTTGACATATCTTCATCTGGACTACAACTTTAACCTAAAGCCTGTCAAGACACTCACCACCAAGGAGCGAAAGAAATCTCGATTCGGAAACGCATTCCACCTTATGCGTGAGATCCTGAGATTAACAAAGCTTATTGTGGATGCCCAAGTTCAGTATCGTCTCGGCAATATTGATGCCTTCCAGCTTGCGGATGGTATCCATTACGCCTTCAACCACGTTGGACAGCTCACTGGAATGTACCGATACAAATATAAGCTTATGCATCAGATTCGTACTTGCAAGGATTTGAAGCACTTGATCTATTATCGGTTCAATTCTGGTCCGGTCGGCAAAGGCCCAGGTTGTGGTTTCTGGGGCCCGTCCTGGAGAGTATGGCTCTTTTTCATGAGAGGCATCATCCCCCTACTGGAGAGATGGCTTGGTAACCTCTTGTCTCGTCAATTTGAAGGCCGACACAGTAAAGGCGTTGCAAAGACGGTCACCAAGCAACGTGTCGAGTCGCATTTTGATCTTGAATTGCGCCAGTCCGTCATGTCTGATCTtatggacatgatgccagAAGGCATCAAGCAGAACAAGGTCAGCGTTGTGCTTCAGCATTTGTCTGAAGCTTGGCGCTGCTGGAAGAGTAACATTCCTTGGAAGGTCCCTGGTTTGCCTGCACCAATTGAGAACATCATTCTTCGATATGTGAAGTCAAAAGCAGACTGGTGGATCTCTGTAGCTCACTACAACCGTGAGAGAATTCGTCGTGGAGCAACTGTGGACAAGACAGTCGCGAAGAAAAACGTTGGTCGTCTGACCCGACTGTGGCTCAAGGCTGAGCAGGAACGACAACACAACCACATGAAAGACGGTCCTTATGTGTCGTCTGAGGAAGGTGTAGCTATTTACACAACCACTGTCCACTGGTTGGAATCGCGAAAGTTTTCTCCAATCCCATTCCCGAGCGTTTCATACAAGCATGACACCAAGATTCTGATCCTGGCTTTGGAACGTTTGAGAGAGGCATATTCAGTGAAGGGCCGACTGAATCAGAGTCAACGTGAAGAGCTTGCGTTGATTGAGCAAGCCTATGACAGCCCTGGCACAACATTGGAAAGAATCAAGCGATTCCTGCTCACCCAACGAGCCTTCAAGGAGGTCAATATTGACATGAACGACAActacaacaccatcaaccccGTGTACGATATCGAGCCAATCGAGAAAATCAGCGATGCCTATCTTGATCAGTATTTGTGGTATCAAGCAGACCAGCGACACCTCTTCCCTGCTTGGATCAAGCCTTCAGACTCCGAAGTGCCACCATTGTTGGTTTACAAGTGGGCTCAGGGCATCAACAATTTGAGCCAAGTTTGGGAGACGGAAGATGGCGAGTGCAACGTCATGGTGGAAACGGAACTTTCCAAGGTCTACGAAAAGATGGAGCTTACACTCCTCAACACTCTCCTGAGACTTATCATGGACCACAACTTGGCGGATTACATCACTGCCAAGAACAATGTTCAGCTGACGTACAAGGACATGAACCATGTCAACAGCTACGGTATGATTCGTGGTCTTCAGTTCTCAGCCTTCGTGTTCCAGTTCTACGGTCTTGTTTTGGATCTTCTTCTACTGGGGCCTCAACGAGCCAGCGAGATTGCTGGCCCTCCTCAGAGTCCCAATGATTTTTTGCAGTTCCGGGATCGGGAGACAGAAACCAGGCACCCTATCAGGCTCTACAGCCGTTATATTGACAAGATTTGGGTCTTTTTGCGATTTACGGCCGAGGAGTCGAGGGATCTTATCCAGCGTTTCCTTACTGAGCAGCCTGATCCTAACTTCGAAAACGTTATTGGCTACAAGAGTAAAAAGTGCTGGCCAAGGGACTCTCGTATGCGCCTGATGAGACACGATGTGAACTTGGGACGCGCCGTATTTTGGGACTTGAAGAACCGCCTGCCACGATCCGTTACAACGATTGACTGGGACGACAGCTTCGTCAGCGTGTACAGCCGCGACAACCCGAACCTGCTCTTCTCAATGTGCGGATTTGAGGTTCGAATTCTCCCCAAGATCCGAAACCAAAACGATGAGTTCCCGGTGAAGGACAGCGTCTGGTCTCTGGTCGACAACACGAGCAAGGAGAGAACTGCACATGCTTTCTTGCAGGTCACCCAAGAGGACATTCAAAAGTTCAATAATCGTATCCGGCAAATTCTCATGTCATCTGGTTCGACAACCTTTaccaagattgccaacaaGTGGAACACTGCTCTGATTGCTCTTTTCACCTACTATCGTGAAGCAGCAGTTTCTACTGTTGAACTTCTCGATACCATTGTCAAATGTGAGACGAAGATTCAGACCCGTGTCAAGATCGGCTTGAACTCGAAGATGCCGTCCCGTTTCCCACCTGCAGTTTTCTACACACCCAAGGAACTTGGCGGCCTGGGCATGATTTCAGGATCGCACATCCTGATTCCTGCCAGTGACAAGCGATGGTCCAAGCAAACAGACACTGGCGTCACGCATTACCGCTCTGGTATGACACATGATGAGGAAACCTTGATTCCCAACATTTTCCGTTACATCATCCCCTGGGAGGCTGAATTTATTGATTCCCAGCGTGTCTGGACTGAGTACTCGCAGAAGCGACTCGAGGCCAATCAGCAGAATCGTCGCTTGACGCTGGAAGATCTCGAAGATAGTTGGGATCGCGGGTTGCCCAGAATCAACACCCTCTTCCAAAAGGACCGCAGCACACTCAGCTTTGACAAAGGTTTCCGAGCTAGATCTGAATTCAAGATTTATCAATTGATGAAATCCAATCCTTTTTGGTGGACTAGTCAGCGACACGACGGAAAATTGTGGAACCTCAATGCGTATCGCACCGACGTGATCCAGGCacttggtggtgttgagacCATTTTGGAGCACACCCTTTTCAAAGCAACAGGATTTCCTTCATGGGAAGGACTCTTTTGGGAAAAGGCTAGCGGCTTTGAAGAATCGATGAAATTTAAAAAGCTCACGAATGCGCAAAGGTCCGGTCTCAATCAGATTCCGAATCGTCGATTTACGTTGTGGTGGTCGCCCACCATCAACCGCGCAAACGTGTACGTCGGTTTCCAGGTGCAACTGGATCTGACAGGTATTTTCTTGCACGGAAAAATCCCTACTCTTAAAATTTCGCTTATTCAAATTTTCCGGGCTCATTTGTGGCAAAAGATTCATGAGTCTGTTGTCATGGATCTTTGCCAGGTGTTTGACCAAGAGCTGGAGTCCCTTGGAATCGAGACAGTGCAGAAGGAGACAATCCATCCCCGAAAATCATACAAGATGAACAGCTCCTGTGCAGACATTCTCCTCTTTGCAAGTCACAAGTGGAACGTCACCCGCCCGTCTGTGCTGTTCGACACCAAGGATGTCATCGagccaaccaccacaaacaaGTTCTGGATTGACGTACAGCTCCGCTATGGTGACTACGATTCGCACGACATTGAGAGATATACTCGCGCCAAATACCTTGATTACACTACCGACAGTTCGAGCATTTACCCCTCAGCGACAGGTTTGATGATTGGTATTGATCTTGCCTACAACCTGTACTCAGCGTATGGTATGTACTTCCCAGGCTTGAAGGTCCTCATTCAGCAAGCCATGGCGAAGATCATGAAGGCCAATCCTGCTCTCTATGTTCTGCGCGAACGTATTCGAAAGGGTCTGCAGCTGTACGCCTCTGAGAGCAACCAAGAATTCCTGAACTCGCAGAACTACTCAGAGCTGTTTAGCAACCAGACTCAGCTATTCATTGACGACACCAACGTCTACCGTGTGACAATTCACAAGACGTTCGAAGGCAACTTGACCACGAAGCCAATCAATGGTGCTATCTTCATTTTCAACCCTCGAACTGGACAGTTGTTCTTGAAGATCATTCACACGAGTGTCTGGGCTGGACAGAAACGTCTTGGACAGCTGGCCAAGTGGAAGactgctgaagaagttgcGGCTTTGATTAGGTCACTTCCTGTGGAAGAACAGCCAAAACAGCTTATCGTTACAAGAAAGGGTTTGTTGGACCCTCTCGAAGTCCAATTGGTTGATTTCCCCAATATCTCCATTCGAGCATCTGAGTTGCAACTTCCTTTCCAGGCCGCCATGAAGGTGGAGAAGCTGGGAGACATGATTTTGAGAGCTACTGAGCCTCAAATGGTATTGTTCAACCTGTATGACGAGTGGCTGAAGAGTATCTCATCCTACACTGCATTCTCACGTCTGGTCCTGATTCTTCGTGCTCTTCATGTCAACCCGGACAAGACCAAACTCATTCTCCGACCGGACAAGACTGTCATTACTCATGAGCACCACATCTGGCCGTCCTTGTCTGACGAAGAATGGATCAAGATTGAAACACAGCTACGAGATCTCATCCTGAACGACTATGGCAAAAAGAACAACGTCAACGTCTCAAGCTTGACCAGCAGTGAAGTCCGTGACATCATCCTGGGTATGGAGATTTCTGCTCCTTCTCTGCAGAGGCAACAGGCAGCAGAAattgagaagcagcagcaagagcagcagcagctcaCTGCTGTCACGACCAAGACGCAGAACGTGCACGGTGAGGACATCATTGTCACGACTACGTCACAGTTTGAACAGCAGACCTTTGCTTCCAAGACAGAATGGCGTACAAGAGCCATTGCGACATCCAACTTGCGAACCAGAGCCAAGAACATCTATGTGTCCTCGGTCGACAATGACCTGGACGACGTTACCTACGTCATGCCAAACAACATCCTGAAGAGGTTCATCACGATTGCGGATCTCAGGGTTCAGGTGGCCGGATACCTGTATGGTGCCTCCCCTCCCGACAACGACCAAGTCAAGGAGGTCAAGTGCATCGTCATGATGCCGCAAATTGGTGGTTTACGCAACGTTCAACTTCCTCAGCAGCTTCCTCGCAGTGAGTTCCTGGACGGCATGGAGCCACTTGGTATCATTCACACCATGTCAGGCAGTGAGTTGCCGTACATGTCTGCCGCTGATGTAACTGAGCACGCCAAGCTTCTCGACGCCCACAGCGAGTGGGACAAGACAAACACTGTAACCGTCTCCGTGTCATTCACGCCCGGTAGCGTCTCTCTTTCAGCATGGGGCCTCACACCTCATGGATACAAATGGGGAGCCGAGAACAAGGACACGCAAAGTGACCAGCCGCAGGGATTCACAACGACCATGGGAGAGAAGCGAAAACTGCTCTTGTCTCCGAGATTCAGGGGTTTCTTCCTCGTACCCGACGATGGAAGATGGAACTACAGCTTCATGGGCAGTGCATTTGCAGGCATGGAAAAGAAGCCCGTTCATGTGAAGCTCGACACCCCCCTTCCATTCTACAACGATCAGCACCGCCCTATTCACTTTCACAGTTTTGCCGAGCTGGAAGACATCTGGGTGGACCGAACCGACAACTTCGAATAG